In Agrobacterium sp. RAC06, a single window of DNA contains:
- a CDS encoding glutamate synthase subunit beta, producing MGKVTGFMEIDRQVAKYQPASDRIRHFREFTIPMSDAEVTKQAARCMDCGIPYCHGPTGCPVHNQIPDWNDLVYNNKWEEAIRNLHSTNNFPEFTGRVCPAPCEEACTLNLEDTPVAIKTVEQAIADKAYELGFIVPQPATIHTGKKVAIIGSGPSGLAAAQQLGRAGHEVHVYERESKPGGLLRYGIPDFKMEKNFIDRRVEQMQGENVTFHCGVNVGVDVTVEKLRADYDAVLYCGGSETPREAGIPGVEFHGVHDAMPYLVQQNRRVGRENIDSIGWPADPILAGGKHVVVVGGGDTASDCVGTAFRQGAVKVTQLDIRPRPPQTEDKLAIWPFWATKMRTSSSQAEGANREFQVATLEFVGEDGVLTGVKCCQVDERRKPIPGTEFIIKADLAFIAIGFSGPFTDSVLKDLDGKLELNTDRRGSTNVVANDKDYRSSVDKVWVAGDARRGQSLVVWAIREGRQAARAIDEALMGESVLPR from the coding sequence ATGGGCAAGGTTACAGGTTTCATGGAAATCGACCGGCAGGTGGCGAAGTATCAGCCGGCCTCCGACCGCATCCGCCATTTCCGCGAATTCACGATCCCCATGTCGGATGCCGAGGTGACGAAGCAGGCGGCACGCTGCATGGATTGCGGCATTCCCTATTGCCATGGTCCGACCGGCTGTCCGGTGCATAACCAGATCCCTGATTGGAACGACCTCGTCTATAACAACAAGTGGGAGGAGGCGATCCGCAACCTCCACTCGACGAACAACTTCCCTGAATTCACGGGTCGCGTTTGCCCGGCTCCTTGCGAGGAAGCCTGCACGCTGAACCTCGAGGATACGCCGGTCGCGATCAAGACCGTCGAGCAGGCGATTGCCGACAAGGCCTATGAACTCGGCTTCATCGTGCCGCAGCCGGCGACCATCCATACCGGCAAGAAGGTCGCAATCATCGGCTCCGGCCCGTCGGGTCTCGCCGCTGCCCAGCAGCTCGGCCGCGCGGGGCATGAGGTGCATGTCTATGAGCGCGAGTCGAAGCCCGGCGGCTTGTTGCGCTACGGCATTCCGGACTTCAAGATGGAAAAGAACTTCATCGATCGCCGCGTCGAGCAGATGCAGGGCGAAAATGTCACCTTCCATTGCGGCGTCAACGTCGGTGTTGACGTGACCGTCGAGAAGCTGCGCGCGGACTATGACGCAGTCCTGTATTGCGGTGGTTCGGAAACGCCGCGCGAGGCCGGCATTCCCGGCGTCGAGTTCCATGGCGTGCATGATGCCATGCCCTATCTCGTGCAGCAGAACCGCCGCGTTGGTCGCGAAAACATCGACAGCATCGGCTGGCCGGCCGATCCGATCCTCGCCGGTGGCAAGCATGTCGTTGTCGTCGGTGGTGGTGATACGGCGTCTGACTGCGTCGGCACGGCCTTCCGCCAGGGCGCCGTCAAGGTGACCCAGCTCGACATCCGCCCGCGTCCGCCGCAGACGGAAGACAAGCTTGCGATCTGGCCTTTCTGGGCGACCAAGATGCGCACCTCGTCCAGCCAGGCCGAAGGTGCCAACCGCGAATTCCAGGTGGCAACGCTCGAATTCGTCGGCGAAGACGGCGTGCTGACCGGCGTGAAGTGCTGCCAGGTCGACGAGCGCCGCAAGCCGATCCCGGGCACCGAGTTCATCATCAAGGCCGATCTCGCCTTCATCGCCATCGGCTTCTCCGGTCCGTTCACCGACAGCGTGCTGAAGGATCTCGACGGCAAGCTCGAACTCAATACCGACCGTCGCGGCTCGACCAATGTCGTTGCCAACGACAAGGATTATCGTTCGTCGGTCGACAAGGTCTGGGTCGCAGGTGACGCCCGTCGCGGCCAGTCGCTGGTCGTCTGGGCGATCCGCGAAGGACGCCAGGCCGCGCGCGCCATCGACGAGGCGCTGATGGGGGAGAGCGTGCTGCCGCGCTGA
- a CDS encoding HvfC/BufC N-terminal domain-containing protein → MRPDPVSSGAFAEALFAPDLPSPEGLTGREETRPQRRFSVYRNNVTVSLVDALASIFPTVQNLVGEDFFRAMARLYVAAHPPTSPLLFTYGESFPAFLESFPPAADLPFLADVARVERLWLDAYHAADAVPLDPAALTQIPAEELVNIRFRPQPATRMSRLRHAAGTICRLDRAGMSLEGVNPLLPEAVLVTRPAFDVSIEILPSGGAPFFERLLSGHALGDACLAAGEEAADIPALIGLALTSGAFAAIDLLQESERP, encoded by the coding sequence ATGCGTCCTGACCCGGTCTCCAGCGGCGCCTTCGCCGAAGCGCTTTTCGCACCGGACCTGCCTTCGCCGGAAGGACTGACGGGTCGCGAAGAGACGCGACCGCAACGCCGCTTCTCGGTCTACCGCAACAATGTCACCGTCTCGCTGGTCGATGCTCTCGCTTCAATCTTCCCGACGGTCCAGAACCTTGTTGGCGAAGACTTTTTCCGCGCCATGGCCCGCCTCTATGTGGCCGCCCATCCGCCCACCTCCCCCCTGCTCTTCACCTACGGCGAGAGCTTTCCCGCGTTTCTCGAGTCCTTCCCGCCAGCGGCGGACCTACCCTTCCTCGCAGATGTCGCCCGCGTCGAGCGCCTCTGGCTCGATGCATATCATGCAGCGGACGCAGTCCCGCTCGATCCGGCAGCGCTTACACAAATCCCGGCCGAGGAACTGGTAAACATACGCTTTCGGCCGCAGCCCGCGACTCGCATGAGCCGCCTCCGTCACGCCGCCGGCACCATATGCCGCCTTGACCGGGCCGGCATGTCGCTCGAAGGCGTTAACCCGCTCCTGCCGGAGGCCGTGCTCGTCACACGTCCGGCCTTCGATGTTTCGATCGAAATCCTGCCCTCGGGCGGAGCTCCCTTCTTTGAAAGGCTTCTCAGCGGCCATGCACTCGGCGACGCCTGTCTTGCGGCCGGAGAGGAGGCCGCTGACATCCCCGCCCTTATCGGCCTTGCCCTCACCTCGGGCGCATTTGCCGCGATCGACCTTCTCCAGGAAAGCGAAAGACCATGA
- the gltB gene encoding glutamate synthase large subunit has product MTKVPSSEEIMRSASAEAVAETAIARTGLPPKQGLYDPRNEHDACGVGFIAHMKGQKSHQIVKDGLFILENLTHRGAVGADPLMGDGAGILVQIPDRFFREEMAAQGITLPKAGEYAVGHFFFPQDEEQIAHFKQVIAEVCQSEGQHLIGYRDVPVDNSSLSKAPEIAATEPRQIQVFIGAGRDAATQDAFERRLFLLRKVISNRIYDQYGGQETGFYPVSLSSSTIVYKGMFLAYQVGAYYKDLADPRFESAVALVHQRFSTNTFPSWKLAHPYRMVAHNGEINTLRGNVNWMAARQASVSSPLFGDDISKLWPISYEGQSDTACFDNALEFLQRGGYSLAHAVMMLIPEAWSGNQLMSKERKAFYEYHAALMEPWDGPAAVCFTDGRQIGATLDRNGLRPARYIVTDDDRVILASEAGTLPVPEERIVKKWRLQPGKMLLIDMAEGRIISDEEVKSSLAGSHPYREWLDRTQLILEDLKPVEPRALRRDVSLLDRQQAFGYTTEDTKLLMSPMATTGQEAIGSMGTDTPISAMSTKSKLLYTYFKQNFAQVTNPPIDPIREELVMSLVSFIGPRPNILDHEGMANAKRMEVRQPILTNGDLEKIRSIGHVEDRFDTKTLDFTYDVSRGAEGMPEMLDRLCERAEAAVRGGYNIIVLSDRQIGPDRIAIPALLATAAVHHHLIRKGLRTSVGLVVESGEPREVHHFCCLAGFGAEAINPYLAFDTLLDMHKHGEFPKEVSEDEVVYRYIKAVGKGILKVMSKMGISTYQSYCGAQIFDAIGLSSELVDKYFFGTATTIEGIGLEEIAEETVARHLSAFGKDPVLASTLDVGGEYAYRMRGENHAWSPDSIASLQHAVRGNSQDRYREFAEMVNDSNLRMNTIRGLFKIKKAEDLGRKPVSIDEVEPAVDIVKRFSTGAMSFGSISREAHTTLAIAMNKIGGKSNTGEGGEESDRYLPLADGSSNPERSAIKQIASGRFGVTTEYLVNADVLQIKVAQGAKPGEGGQLPGHKVDATVAKTRHSTPGVGLISPPPHHDIYSIEDLAQLIYDLKNVNPVADISVKLVSEVGVGTVAAGVAKARADHITVSGFDGGTGASPLTSLKHAGSPWEIGLAETQQTLVLNGLRSRIALQVDGGLKTGRDVIIGALLGADEFGFATAPLIAAGCIMMRKCHLNTCPVGVATQDPVLRKRFKGTPEHVINYFFFVAEEVREILASLGVTKLDEIIGASELLEKDEMLAHWKAKGLDFSKIFHKVDAPKSATYWTERQNHPIIDILDRKLIEKAMPALEAKQPVVFDVDIKNVDRSAGAMLSGEVAMRYGHKGLKDDTIHVTLNGTAGQSFGAFLARGITFDLVGDGNDYVGKGLSGGRIVVRPPENARIVAENSIIVGNTVLYGAISGECYFRGVAGERFAVRNSGAIAVVEGVGDHGCEYMTGGVVVVLGETGRNFAAGMSGGVAYVLDESGDFAKRCNMAMVELEPVPEEDDMLEKLHHHGGDLMHKGLVDVSGDMTRHDEERLYQLISNHLHYTGSNRAKQILDSWAEYRPKFRKVMPVEYRRALEEMERMRMGVAAE; this is encoded by the coding sequence ATGACGAAGGTTCCGTCATCCGAAGAGATCATGCGGTCCGCCAGTGCGGAAGCAGTCGCCGAGACGGCGATCGCGCGCACCGGTCTGCCTCCCAAACAGGGTCTCTACGATCCGCGCAACGAACATGACGCCTGTGGCGTTGGCTTCATCGCCCATATGAAGGGGCAGAAGTCGCATCAGATCGTCAAGGACGGGTTGTTCATCCTCGAAAACCTCACCCATCGCGGCGCCGTCGGCGCTGATCCGCTGATGGGCGATGGTGCGGGCATTCTTGTGCAGATCCCCGACCGTTTCTTCCGTGAGGAAATGGCGGCCCAGGGCATCACCCTGCCGAAGGCGGGCGAATATGCCGTCGGTCACTTCTTCTTCCCGCAGGACGAAGAGCAGATCGCGCATTTCAAGCAGGTCATCGCCGAAGTCTGTCAGTCCGAAGGTCAGCACCTGATCGGCTATCGCGACGTGCCTGTTGACAATTCTTCGCTGTCCAAGGCGCCTGAGATTGCTGCAACCGAACCGCGCCAGATCCAGGTCTTCATCGGCGCCGGTCGTGATGCCGCAACCCAGGATGCATTCGAGCGTCGCCTGTTCCTGCTGCGCAAGGTGATCTCCAACCGCATCTACGACCAGTATGGCGGCCAGGAAACCGGCTTCTATCCCGTTTCGCTGTCGTCCTCGACGATCGTCTACAAGGGCATGTTCCTCGCCTATCAGGTCGGTGCCTATTACAAGGATCTTGCCGATCCGCGCTTCGAGTCTGCCGTTGCCCTCGTGCACCAGCGCTTCTCGACCAACACCTTCCCGTCGTGGAAGCTGGCGCACCCGTACCGCATGGTCGCCCATAACGGCGAAATCAACACGCTGCGCGGCAACGTCAACTGGATGGCGGCGCGCCAGGCCTCGGTTTCCTCGCCGCTGTTCGGCGACGACATCTCCAAGCTCTGGCCGATCTCCTATGAAGGCCAGTCGGACACGGCCTGCTTCGACAACGCGCTCGAATTCCTGCAGCGCGGCGGCTATTCGCTCGCGCATGCGGTGATGATGCTGATACCGGAGGCCTGGTCGGGCAACCAGTTGATGTCGAAGGAGCGCAAGGCGTTCTACGAATATCATGCAGCCCTGATGGAGCCGTGGGACGGTCCGGCTGCGGTCTGCTTTACCGACGGCCGCCAGATCGGCGCGACGCTCGACCGTAACGGCCTGCGCCCGGCCCGCTATATTGTCACTGACGACGACCGCGTCATCCTGGCTTCCGAAGCCGGCACCCTGCCGGTGCCGGAAGAGCGCATTGTCAAGAAGTGGCGTTTGCAGCCGGGCAAGATGCTGCTCATCGACATGGCGGAAGGCCGCATCATTTCCGACGAGGAAGTGAAGTCGTCGCTTGCCGGCAGCCATCCCTATCGCGAGTGGCTGGATCGCACGCAGCTCATCCTCGAAGACCTGAAGCCGGTAGAGCCGCGCGCGCTTCGCCGCGATGTGTCGCTCCTCGATCGCCAGCAGGCCTTCGGCTACACCACTGAAGACACCAAGCTCTTGATGTCGCCGATGGCCACCACCGGTCAGGAAGCGATCGGCTCGATGGGGACCGATACGCCGATCTCGGCGATGTCGACGAAGTCGAAGCTGCTCTACACCTATTTCAAGCAGAACTTCGCCCAGGTCACCAACCCGCCGATTGATCCGATCCGCGAAGAGCTCGTCATGAGCCTCGTCTCCTTCATCGGCCCGCGCCCGAACATCCTCGACCATGAAGGCATGGCGAACGCCAAGCGCATGGAAGTGCGCCAGCCGATCCTGACCAATGGCGATCTGGAAAAGATCCGCTCGATCGGTCATGTCGAAGATCGCTTCGATACCAAGACGCTCGACTTCACCTATGACGTCAGCCGTGGCGCCGAGGGCATGCCGGAGATGCTCGATCGCCTCTGCGAGCGGGCGGAAGCGGCTGTGCGTGGCGGGTACAACATCATCGTGCTCTCCGACCGTCAGATCGGCCCTGACCGCATCGCCATCCCGGCGCTGCTCGCGACCGCTGCCGTTCATCACCATCTGATCCGCAAGGGGCTGCGTACCTCGGTCGGTCTCGTGGTCGAATCCGGCGAGCCACGCGAAGTGCATCACTTCTGCTGTCTCGCGGGCTTCGGCGCCGAGGCGATCAACCCCTATCTCGCCTTCGACACGCTGCTCGACATGCACAAGCATGGCGAGTTCCCCAAGGAAGTGTCGGAAGACGAAGTCGTCTACCGCTACATCAAGGCTGTCGGTAAGGGCATTCTGAAGGTCATGTCCAAGATGGGCATCTCGACCTACCAGTCCTATTGCGGCGCCCAGATCTTCGACGCTATTGGTCTTTCGTCCGAACTGGTCGACAAGTATTTCTTCGGCACTGCGACGACCATCGAGGGCATTGGCCTCGAGGAAATCGCCGAGGAAACCGTCGCCCGCCACCTCTCGGCTTTTGGCAAGGATCCGGTTCTCGCCAGCACGCTCGATGTCGGCGGTGAATATGCCTACCGCATGCGTGGCGAAAACCATGCCTGGAGCCCTGATTCGATCGCGTCGCTGCAGCATGCCGTGCGCGGCAACAGCCAGGACCGCTACCGCGAATTCGCCGAGATGGTGAATGACAGCAATTTGCGGATGAACACGATCCGCGGCCTGTTCAAGATCAAGAAGGCTGAAGACCTTGGTCGCAAGCCTGTTTCGATCGATGAGGTCGAGCCTGCTGTCGATATCGTCAAGCGCTTCTCGACCGGTGCCATGTCCTTCGGCTCGATCAGCCGTGAGGCGCATACCACGCTCGCGATTGCCATGAACAAGATCGGCGGAAAGTCGAACACGGGTGAAGGTGGCGAGGAAAGCGATCGTTACCTGCCGCTCGCTGACGGTTCCTCGAACCCCGAGCGTTCGGCGATCAAGCAGATCGCATCGGGCCGCTTCGGTGTGACCACCGAATATCTGGTCAATGCCGACGTGCTGCAGATCAAGGTCGCGCAGGGTGCAAAGCCCGGCGAAGGCGGCCAGCTGCCCGGCCACAAGGTCGATGCGACGGTTGCCAAGACGCGTCACTCGACCCCGGGCGTCGGCCTGATCTCGCCGCCGCCGCACCACGACATCTATTCGATCGAAGATCTGGCGCAGCTCATCTACGACCTGAAGAACGTCAATCCTGTGGCCGACATCTCGGTCAAGCTCGTCTCGGAAGTCGGCGTCGGCACGGTTGCTGCCGGCGTTGCCAAGGCACGCGCCGATCATATCACGGTCTCGGGTTTCGATGGTGGCACGGGCGCGTCGCCGCTCACCTCGTTGAAGCATGCGGGTAGCCCATGGGAAATCGGTCTTGCCGAGACCCAGCAGACGCTGGTGCTGAACGGTCTGCGTTCGCGCATCGCGCTGCAGGTTGATGGCGGGTTGAAGACCGGCCGTGACGTCATCATCGGCGCGCTGCTTGGCGCCGACGAATTCGGCTTTGCGACCGCACCGCTGATTGCGGCCGGCTGCATCATGATGCGCAAGTGCCATCTGAACACGTGTCCCGTCGGTGTTGCCACCCAGGACCCGGTCCTGCGTAAGCGCTTCAAGGGTACGCCCGAGCATGTGATCAACTACTTCTTCTTCGTTGCCGAAGAAGTGCGCGAGATCCTCGCCTCGCTCGGCGTGACCAAGCTCGACGAGATCATCGGTGCTTCGGAACTGCTGGAAAAGGACGAGATGCTCGCCCACTGGAAGGCCAAGGGGCTCGACTTCTCGAAGATCTTCCACAAGGTCGATGCGCCGAAGTCCGCTACCTACTGGACCGAACGCCAGAACCATCCGATCATCGACATTCTCGATCGCAAGCTGATTGAGAAGGCGATGCCGGCGCTCGAAGCCAAGCAGCCTGTCGTCTTCGACGTTGATATCAAGAACGTTGACCGCTCGGCCGGTGCCATGCTTTCGGGCGAAGTCGCCATGCGCTACGGCCACAAGGGCCTGAAGGATGATACTATTCATGTCACGCTGAACGGCACTGCCGGTCAGTCCTTCGGCGCTTTCCTGGCGCGTGGCATCACCTTCGATCTCGTGGGCGATGGCAATGACTATGTCGGCAAGGGCCTCTCGGGTGGTCGCATTGTCGTGCGTCCGCCGGAGAATGCCCGCATCGTTGCCGAGAACTCGATTATCGTCGGCAACACCGTTCTCTACGGTGCGATCTCCGGCGAGTGCTATTTCCGCGGCGTGGCCGGCGAACGTTTCGCTGTCCGCAACTCGGGTGCTATCGCCGTCGTCGAGGGCGTGGGTGACCACGGCTGCGAATACATGACGGGCGGCGTGGTCGTCGTGCTCGGCGAAACGGGCCGCAACTTCGCAGCCGGCATGTCGGGTGGTGTCGCTTACGTGCTTGACGAGAGCGGCGATTTCGCCAAGCGCTGCAACATGGCCATGGTCGAACTCGAGCCGGTTCCAGAAGAGGACGACATGCTCGAGAAGCTGCACCATCACGGCGGCGACCTCATGCACAAAGGCCTTGTCGACGTATCCGGTGACATGACCCGCCACGACGAGGAGCGCCTCTACCAGCTGATCTCGAACCATCTGCACTATACTGGCTCGAACCGCGCCAAGCAGATCCTCGACAGCTGGGCGGAGTATCGCCCGAAGTTCCGCAAGGTCATGCCGGTCGAATACCGCCGTGCGCTTGAGGAAATGGAACGCATGCGCATGGGCGTGGCTGCGGAGTGA
- a CDS encoding SGNH/GDSL hydrolase family protein, translated as MTSPRGTFARLMTLGLALTVVATAFITTSAEAQQPERRRTLLDLLFGERQPTYVPPQNVQRPRETNTRKKTSGSVTTINTRPQSTRAVAAPPPPPKLDNAKTVLVLGDFVASALGDGLKTAFEDSPGVVVENRANGSSGLVRDDFYDWPGQLPALVSDLKPSVVVIQIGANDRQQLVTPTGRLDFRTDPWFTAYGDRVARLASVAAETRVPIIWVGLPAFRPQNMTADALRLNTIYRSSIEKVNGEFVDIWEGFVDQEGRFIVTGSDINGQPVRLRGNDGIGFTGPGKRKLAFYVEKSVRRYLGDMTSPDLVRLDASNLPELVTLSPSENKAIVTTPPIDLFDPELDGADELLGGTVPASSTFPTPRDQLVQNGRLPDPPAGRVDYVKRPAESTPSAPPTPVIATP; from the coding sequence TTGACGAGCCCGCGCGGAACCTTCGCCCGCCTCATGACGCTCGGTCTGGCGCTGACAGTCGTCGCGACCGCATTCATCACCACGTCTGCCGAAGCCCAGCAGCCGGAACGCCGCCGCACTCTCCTCGACCTGCTCTTCGGCGAACGCCAGCCGACCTATGTCCCGCCACAGAACGTCCAGCGGCCGCGGGAAACCAATACCCGCAAGAAGACCAGTGGCAGCGTGACCACGATCAACACCCGGCCGCAATCCACCCGCGCGGTCGCAGCACCCCCGCCGCCGCCAAAGCTCGACAATGCAAAGACGGTCCTCGTCCTCGGAGACTTCGTTGCAAGCGCACTCGGCGACGGTTTGAAGACCGCCTTCGAGGACTCACCCGGCGTCGTTGTAGAAAACCGCGCCAATGGATCCTCCGGCCTGGTGCGGGACGATTTCTACGATTGGCCGGGCCAGTTGCCAGCACTCGTCAGCGATCTCAAACCGAGCGTCGTGGTCATCCAGATCGGCGCCAACGACCGCCAGCAACTGGTAACCCCGACCGGCCGCCTCGACTTCCGGACCGATCCCTGGTTCACCGCCTATGGCGACCGGGTCGCGCGCCTGGCGAGCGTCGCTGCGGAAACGCGTGTCCCGATCATCTGGGTCGGGCTGCCGGCCTTCCGCCCGCAAAACATGACTGCGGACGCCCTGCGCCTCAACACCATCTATCGATCGAGCATCGAGAAGGTGAACGGCGAATTCGTCGATATCTGGGAAGGATTCGTCGACCAGGAAGGGCGCTTCATCGTTACCGGCTCCGACATCAATGGCCAGCCGGTCCGCCTGCGCGGCAATGACGGCATCGGCTTTACCGGCCCCGGCAAACGCAAGCTCGCTTTCTATGTCGAAAAATCCGTACGCCGCTATCTCGGCGACATGACGAGCCCGGATCTCGTCCGCCTCGACGCCAGCAATCTGCCCGAGCTGGTGACCCTGTCGCCATCGGAGAACAAGGCGATCGTCACCACCCCGCCGATCGATCTGTTCGACCCTGAGCTCGACGGCGCCGACGAACTGCTGGGCGGAACCGTGCCGGCCTCCTCGACCTTCCCGACACCGCGCGACCAGCTCGTCCAGAACGGTCGCCTGCCGGATCCCCCGGCCGGGCGGGTGGACTATGTGAAGCGGCCAGCTGAGTCGACACCTTCAGCCCCCCCCACACCGGTCATTGCGACACCCTGA
- a CDS encoding BufA1 family periplasmic bufferin-type metallophore — protein MTKTNINTVALAAAVTMAIGSAALLSGPAVAQEKEKCFGVSMAGKNDCAAGPGTTCAGTSKVDFQGNAWTYVAKGTCTAMALPDGRMGSLEALDRDLPKA, from the coding sequence ATGACCAAGACCAACATCAACACCGTCGCACTCGCCGCTGCCGTCACCATGGCCATCGGCAGCGCCGCCCTCCTGTCCGGCCCGGCCGTCGCCCAGGAGAAGGAAAAGTGCTTCGGCGTTTCCATGGCCGGCAAGAACGATTGCGCAGCTGGCCCCGGCACCACCTGCGCCGGCACCTCGAAGGTCGACTTCCAGGGCAATGCCTGGACCTATGTCGCCAAGGGCACCTGCACCGCGATGGCCCTTCCGGATGGCCGCATGGGTTCGCTCGAAGCCCTCGACCGCGACCTTCCGAAGGCTTGA
- a CDS encoding threonine aldolase family protein yields MHFASDNWSGAHPRIAESLTRHAQGFASAYGTSDLDKAVEDRFSAIFERDVAVFFVATGTAANSLALASVARAGGVSFCHADAHVNADEGGAPEFLTGGTRLFGVEGAEGRMDPQALEAAIARFEPASPHHGRAMAVTVTQATEVGTVYALDELDRIAAIAKARNLPLHMDGARFANALVALDATPAEMTWKRGVDILSFGGTKNGCWCAEAIVFFDPGMAADMPFIRKRSAQLFSKSRFISAQLEAYLDGNLWLDLAGHSNAMADRLRSGLALKNTARLAWDTTANEVFAVIEKSSAERARAKGAKFHEWQPPHGWLPLPTDNEVLIRLVTSFATTVEDVDQFIEVV; encoded by the coding sequence ATGCACTTCGCTTCAGACAACTGGTCCGGCGCCCATCCCAGGATCGCCGAAAGCCTGACCCGCCATGCCCAGGGCTTCGCCTCCGCCTATGGCACGAGCGACCTCGACAAGGCGGTGGAAGACCGGTTCAGCGCCATTTTTGAACGCGACGTCGCCGTCTTCTTCGTGGCAACCGGCACGGCGGCCAATTCTCTGGCGCTTGCAAGTGTTGCCAGGGCCGGAGGCGTCAGCTTCTGTCACGCCGATGCACACGTCAATGCGGACGAAGGCGGCGCGCCGGAGTTCCTGACCGGCGGCACCCGGCTCTTTGGCGTCGAGGGCGCAGAGGGCAGGATGGACCCACAGGCACTGGAGGCCGCGATAGCCCGCTTCGAGCCGGCCTCTCCCCATCATGGTCGCGCCATGGCCGTCACGGTCACCCAGGCGACGGAGGTCGGAACCGTCTACGCGCTCGACGAACTCGACAGGATCGCGGCGATCGCGAAGGCGCGTAATCTGCCGCTGCACATGGACGGGGCGCGATTCGCCAACGCCCTCGTCGCCCTCGATGCAACGCCGGCAGAGATGACCTGGAAGCGCGGGGTCGACATTCTCTCCTTCGGCGGCACCAAGAACGGCTGCTGGTGCGCCGAAGCCATCGTCTTCTTCGATCCCGGCATGGCGGCCGATATGCCGTTCATCCGCAAGCGTTCCGCCCAGCTCTTTTCCAAGAGCCGCTTCATCTCGGCCCAGCTCGAGGCCTATCTCGACGGCAACCTCTGGCTGGACCTCGCGGGCCATTCGAATGCCATGGCCGACCGCCTGCGATCGGGTCTGGCACTGAAGAACACCGCTCGCCTCGCCTGGGACACGACGGCGAACGAGGTCTTTGCCGTCATCGAAAAATCCTCTGCCGAACGTGCCCGTGCTAAGGGGGCGAAATTCCATGAATGGCAACCCCCGCACGGATGGCTTCCCTTGCCGACCGACAACGAGGTCCTAATTAGACTGGTGACGAGCTTTGCAACGACAGTAGAAGACGTTGATCAATTCATAGAAGTCGTGTGA
- the bufB gene encoding MNIO family bufferin maturase, with translation MSIHPAVEIAFADRSRQGAAASLPRRAGAGFKPQHADQILADDFRIGFLEVHAENYMGAGGHPHRILTRMREDFPISIHGVGLSIGSPTGLDPEHLARLKIVVDRYQPEQISEHLAWSTHDSHFFNDLLPVPYDAATLIRVCDHIDKVQETLGRRILLENPSTYLGFEASTMSETDFIRAIARRTGCGLLLDINNVHVSATNHGYGARDYLADFPLLCVEEIHLAGHAADIDDAGLPLLIDSHDRPVDDLVWDLYAHVIGKLGPLPTLIEWDNEVPDWSVLKREAQLADAILDRHVAADLGLRHAS, from the coding sequence GTGTCTATCCATCCCGCCGTAGAGATCGCTTTTGCCGACAGAAGCCGCCAAGGCGCTGCCGCCAGTCTTCCCCGCCGAGCAGGCGCAGGCTTCAAGCCTCAGCATGCCGACCAGATCCTTGCGGACGATTTCCGAATTGGCTTTCTCGAAGTCCATGCCGAGAACTACATGGGCGCCGGCGGCCATCCGCACCGCATCCTGACCCGCATGCGCGAGGACTTCCCGATCTCGATCCATGGCGTTGGCCTCTCGATCGGCAGCCCGACAGGCCTGGACCCGGAACATCTCGCTCGCCTCAAGATAGTCGTTGACCGCTACCAGCCGGAACAGATCTCCGAACATCTCGCCTGGTCGACCCACGACAGCCACTTCTTCAACGATCTCCTACCCGTACCTTATGACGCAGCGACGCTGATCAGGGTCTGCGACCATATCGACAAGGTACAGGAGACGCTAGGACGCCGGATCCTGCTCGAGAACCCGTCGACCTACCTTGGTTTTGAAGCCTCGACCATGTCAGAGACGGACTTCATCCGGGCGATCGCGCGCCGTACCGGCTGTGGCCTTTTGCTCGACATCAACAATGTTCATGTGTCGGCCACCAATCACGGTTACGGCGCCCGCGACTATCTCGCCGATTTCCCACTCCTCTGCGTCGAGGAGATTCATCTGGCCGGCCATGCGGCAGATATCGACGATGCCGGTCTCCCGCTGCTGATCGACAGCCATGACCGCCCGGTGGACGATCTCGTCTGGGATCTCTATGCCCATGTCATCGGCAAGCTCGGCCCCCTCCCAACCTTGATCGAATGGGACAATGAAGTGCCTGACTGGTCCGTCCTCAAACGAGAGGCGCAACTGGCCGACGCGATCCTCGACCGCCATGTCGCTGCCGACCTGGGGCTTCGCCATGCGTCCTGA